The Neobacillus sp. PS3-34 genome has a window encoding:
- a CDS encoding cytochrome c biogenesis protein CcdC, producing MNGLGMYGIMVVIAGIVFWSRRRAMYRPIQGSGIKILLPMFYILIGFYAYSNLQIHLKIWEIGVASLIGVLLALPLIWTTNYEIRQDGQIYAQKNKTFFIALITVVAIRIVARQYISGLDPASLAMLFLIVAFSYVAPWRIVSFVKFRKVKQSQALGEVEILNKV from the coding sequence GTGAACGGATTAGGAATGTATGGAATTATGGTTGTGATTGCTGGAATAGTATTTTGGAGTCGTAGAAGGGCGATGTATCGTCCGATTCAAGGGTCAGGGATCAAAATATTGCTCCCGATGTTCTATATACTTATAGGGTTTTATGCATATTCGAATCTTCAAATACATTTGAAAATATGGGAAATTGGCGTTGCATCCTTAATTGGGGTATTGCTTGCTTTACCTCTTATATGGACTACCAATTATGAAATTCGTCAGGACGGTCAGATTTATGCACAGAAAAATAAAACCTTTTTTATCGCATTGATTACCGTTGTGGCGATTCGAATCGTAGCAAGACAGTATATTTCTGGCTTGGATCCAGCAAGTTTAGCTATGCTTTTCTTAATAGTTGCTTTTAGCTATGTAGCACCTTGGAGAATTGTTTCCTTTGTAAAATTTAGAAAAGTAAAACAGTCACAAGCTCTTGGTGAAGTGGAGATACTAAATAAAGTATAA
- a CDS encoding VOC family protein, with product MIKYKCLHHVSLTVTDLERAKDFYGEILCLKEIPRPDFDFSGAWYEIEGQQLHLIVDPSSQTIRRDKSLSSREGHFALRVENYYDTLKWLKQNKVEILEKPYGKSGFAQIFCADPDGNLIELNVDQKDL from the coding sequence TTGATTAAATATAAATGCCTCCATCATGTAAGTCTTACTGTTACAGATTTGGAAAGAGCAAAGGATTTCTATGGGGAAATTTTATGTTTAAAAGAAATACCCCGTCCTGATTTTGATTTTTCAGGTGCATGGTATGAAATAGAGGGACAGCAACTCCACTTGATTGTCGATCCATCTTCACAGACAATTCGTCGGGATAAAAGCTTATCCAGTAGAGAAGGTCACTTTGCCCTAAGAGTCGAGAACTACTATGACACTCTTAAATGGTTAAAACAGAACAAAGTTGAAATTCTTGAAAAACCATACGGAAAAAGTGGATTCGCACAAATTTTCTGTGCCGACCCAGATGGTAATTTGATTGAACTAAATGTTGATCAAAAAGATCTATAA
- a CDS encoding DUF3231 family protein: MTLEREKLVKLTSSEIAYLWNTYMNDCMSVCLLTHFLDTVTDPEVEPLLRQNLETSQKHLHDIREIFQRENIVQPIGFSIENHVVQQTPKLFSDVFYMQFLIHLNKSGLVINASAIAIASRNDIRKLYTSFLEDVQGLYDKIINLMLQKGIYIRPPHMIYPDKIDYIEKQSFFNGWLGHTRPLLGIEVSHLFHSLLHNNIGKEVCIGFAQVTKDEEIRKYFMRGKDLSSTITNDIHNLLQENDVPPATNWDASVTNSTSAPFSDQLMLFIISSLSSIGTATYGSSLAMSMRRDIGLLYEKFIAKSLVYGKDGLTIMIERNWMEQPPHYLDREKLAKDHN, encoded by the coding sequence ATGACACTTGAAAGGGAGAAACTTGTGAAATTAACAAGTTCAGAAATTGCCTATCTTTGGAATACTTATATGAATGATTGTATGTCGGTTTGTCTGCTTACACATTTTTTGGATACTGTAACTGATCCAGAAGTAGAGCCATTATTGCGCCAAAACTTAGAAACCTCACAAAAACATTTACATGACATTCGAGAGATATTTCAAAGGGAAAACATTGTCCAACCTATCGGATTTTCTATCGAGAATCATGTTGTACAACAAACTCCTAAATTGTTCTCAGATGTATTCTATATGCAATTTCTAATTCATTTGAATAAGTCTGGGTTGGTTATCAATGCTAGTGCTATCGCAATCGCATCCCGTAATGATATCCGTAAATTGTATACAAGTTTTCTTGAAGATGTCCAGGGATTGTATGATAAAATTATCAATTTGATGTTGCAAAAAGGGATATACATACGCCCTCCACACATGATATATCCAGATAAAATAGACTATATAGAAAAACAGTCTTTCTTTAACGGATGGCTCGGGCACACTCGACCATTGCTAGGGATTGAAGTTTCCCACTTATTTCATAGTTTACTTCATAATAATATTGGAAAAGAAGTGTGTATTGGGTTTGCACAAGTTACAAAGGATGAAGAGATTCGCAAATATTTTATGCGTGGTAAAGACTTAAGCTCCACTATCACGAATGACATTCACAATCTTTTGCAAGAGAATGATGTACCGCCTGCTACGAATTGGGATGCGAGTGTTACCAACTCAACTTCAGCACCATTCTCAGATCAACTTATGTTGTTCATCATAAGTTCTCTTTCAAGTATAGGTACTGCAACTTATGGTTCGAGTCTCGCCATGTCTATGAGAAGAGATATTGGGCTACTATACGAAAAGTTTATAGCCAAATCTCTTGTTTATGGAAAAGATGGATTAACCATTATGATTGAGAGAAATTGGATGGAGCAGCCGCCTCATTATTTGGATCGAGAAAAGCTTGCAAAAGATCATAATTAA
- a CDS encoding PAS domain S-box protein: MAIKFMNKSLKHMDLFFQVFNNMSDMVFLTEVVNENEFRYLLANDPAKKFVGLTDESIGKPISEVLPCEAFELINAKYLEAMAKKEPILYEDKMLVPQCLANSQDYKYTIGQVVYWESTITPVFDQDGLCTHLLAVVRDITDRKMRENELKKVKNRLELIWNSAADAMFTFDIDENFVNVNKAFEELFGWTENDIVKDPSISIIPKKNKENFKGIIKKLKKGEVIPSHEVQCRTKGGQLIDVLASYSPIYDHEGNWDGAVVVYKDITERNKIYQELIESESRYRLIADHSSDLIKVVNTEGRVLYASPSHKTVLNMFPDDFLGKSILSFVHSDHRYKMKQALKKIADTKESFSLDYKRLKNNGEWIWVHTIGSPILDEKGNVSRIVFEARDITERKEYEEKLKHHAHHDYLTGIPNRALFNKRLRGEMELAKQSEKILSLMLLDLDQFKKVNDTMGHDIGDELLIGIVNRVKSCLQEKDIMARLGGDEFVILLPELNNRSEAIETANRILQSLQDDWLFNNNCFTTTSSIGISFYPPFDQDSKMLLKKADTALYKAKKNGRNNYQLIL, from the coding sequence ATGGCCATTAAGTTCATGAATAAATCCTTAAAGCATATGGATTTGTTTTTTCAAGTATTTAATAACATGTCTGATATGGTATTTTTGACGGAAGTAGTAAATGAAAATGAATTCCGATATTTACTGGCCAATGATCCAGCTAAAAAATTTGTTGGATTAACAGACGAGTCAATTGGAAAACCTATCTCCGAAGTCCTGCCTTGTGAAGCTTTTGAGTTAATTAACGCCAAATATCTGGAGGCAATGGCTAAAAAAGAGCCGATTCTTTATGAAGATAAGATGCTGGTGCCTCAATGCCTTGCTAATTCACAAGACTATAAATATACCATTGGACAAGTAGTTTATTGGGAATCAACGATAACGCCTGTTTTTGATCAGGATGGATTATGTACACATTTGTTAGCGGTTGTTCGTGATATAACAGACCGAAAAATGAGAGAAAACGAATTAAAAAAAGTAAAAAACCGGTTGGAATTAATATGGAACAGCGCTGCTGACGCCATGTTTACGTTTGATATTGATGAAAATTTTGTTAATGTTAACAAGGCATTTGAAGAACTATTCGGGTGGACAGAAAATGATATAGTAAAAGACCCTTCGATAAGCATTATTCCTAAAAAAAATAAAGAAAATTTCAAAGGAATAATTAAAAAGCTGAAAAAAGGAGAGGTTATTCCTTCTCATGAAGTTCAATGCAGAACAAAGGGAGGACAACTAATCGATGTGCTGGCCTCTTATTCTCCGATTTATGACCATGAAGGCAATTGGGATGGGGCGGTCGTGGTATACAAAGACATTACTGAACGAAACAAAATTTACCAGGAGCTTATTGAAAGTGAAAGCAGGTATCGTTTAATCGCCGATCATTCTTCTGACCTTATTAAGGTTGTAAATACAGAAGGCAGGGTACTTTATGCGTCACCTTCACATAAGACCGTTTTAAATATGTTCCCTGATGATTTTTTGGGTAAGTCGATTCTTTCTTTCGTACATTCAGATCATAGGTATAAAATGAAGCAGGCGTTAAAAAAGATTGCCGATACAAAAGAAAGCTTTTCTTTGGATTATAAAAGGTTAAAAAATAATGGGGAATGGATATGGGTCCATACAATTGGATCGCCTATTCTTGACGAGAAAGGCAACGTTAGTCGTATCGTATTTGAGGCGCGTGATATAACAGAAAGAAAAGAATATGAAGAAAAATTAAAACACCATGCACATCATGATTATTTAACAGGTATTCCTAATCGTGCTCTGTTCAATAAAAGATTAAGAGGAGAAATGGAGTTGGCAAAGCAGTCAGAAAAGATTCTTTCCCTTATGCTGCTTGATTTGGATCAATTCAAAAAAGTAAATGATACGATGGGTCATGATATTGGAGATGAATTGCTAATCGGAATTGTCAATCGGGTGAAAAGCTGTTTACAGGAAAAAGACATTATGGCGAGATTAGGCGGAGATGAATTCGTCATTCTTTTGCCAGAGTTAAATAATAGAAGTGAAGCAATTGAAACAGCCAATAGAATCTTGCAATCTTTACAAGATGATTGGCTTTTTAACAATAACTGTTTTACAACAACATCAAGCATTGGCATTTCATTTTATCCTCCATTTGATCAGGATTCTAAAATGCTTTTAAAAAAAGCAGATACAGCTTTATATAAAGCAAAGAAAAATGGGAGAAACAATTATCAATTGATTTTATAG